GACGAACCCCGTGCGTCTGCGCCCCGTCTTCATGCGCCGAAGACGCGTGGTTGAAGTGTCCGCGCTCGCGAGCTGCTCCCATCCGACCGTCAAATCGGTGGACGACAGCGGTCCCGTCTCGAGGCGGCGTGATCTGCGGCGCGCCGACGTTCTGTTCGACGGTTCAGACGAACGTCGAACCGTGCGCGTCGATCGTCGTGATCGAATGCCGACGTCGCGGTGGGCGGCGGTGGCGCGGGGGGAAGGCTGGGGCACTCGCGTTCGGGGCGGGCGAGCGACTCGCTCGGCACGCGTGGCGGGTGCGGTGGCGACGGAAGGGCAGCTCCGCGCCGATGCGTGGCTCTCACCCTAGGGAAGGGTGACGCTCTTCGTAGGGGGCTGCCACTCGGGCGGATCCGAATGCGGGGGTATCCGGATGCATGGCCCGAGGGGCAGCAGTCGCACTGGGATGGGCCTGGCCCATCGATACTGGTGGTGACACGAACCGGCACCTCTCATGTGCGGTCGCATCGTCGACACGGTCGTTCATTGTCCTCGATGACGCGGCGGGGATGGTGGCGGGACGGCGTGAAACCGACGGGCCGCGGGCTCCCCTGGAGATCTTACGCGTGCATCGCCAATGGACGGGTCTGAGCGGCCGGCCGCTCGGGCAGAATGGTGATGCGCTGGCCCAGCCAGTCGCCGATGATGTCGAGCGCTTCGGGGCGCACGCGGATCATCCGGCGCTGACGGTCGATCCGGCGCTCGACCAGACCGGCGGTCTCCAGCACGCGCAGGTGCCGCGAAATGGCGGGCGGGGTCACGCTGAAGGGCGCGGCGATGGCGCCGACGGGAAGCTCGCCGTCGTCGAGCAGGCGATTGACGATGGCGAAACGGGTCTCGTCGGAAAGGGCGGCGAATACGGCCAGCAGTTCATTGTTACCAGACATTGCAACTTCATCCTCGCGTCTCGGTTGCGGTATGCACGTTTTAGTATATGCAAGGTTACCGCGCAATGGGTCTGATCCACTTTTGATTGTTTTCTCCATAGCTTGATTGAGCTCGGGTTTCAATGGTTAGTTGATGGAGAATCGGCAGATGCGGGGATATATCATTTTCCAGAAATTACTGAAGAGAGACAGAAATAAAAAAAAGGCCGGCTCGAAAGCCGGCCTAAACCCCCGAAAAAAGTCGGATTACGGGATGCGGCAGGTGTGCCGATATCCGTCGTAACCGAGGTAGGTTCCGTCGCTGGCGCGGAACGAATTGTACTTAAGGTCGCACTGGCGATACCACTCTGCCGAGTACGGTGCCGGAGCCCCGTAGGCCGGCTGTTGCACAACCACAGTGCGATTCGAGTTGGCGATGGCGCTGCCCGCGATCAGACCCGCCGTGCCGGCGATGAGCGCACCGGCGAGAACGGCACCGCTGTTGTCGTAATAGCGGCCGTCGTCGCGATAATAGTACCAGCGGTTGTTGCGGTAGACGCGCTGGGCGGGGCGGTGCGCCAGCCGGCGATTGCGATCGCGCAGGTTGCGGTTGTTGTACCGCAGGGCCTGATTGCGGCGCTCCAGCTGCGCGCGGTTCTGCGCCAGCTCGATACCGCCGTCGTCGAACGTGACGGCGGCGGTGCTCGCCGGGGCGTTGAGCGCCGGCACGGAGACCGCAGGGGTGGGCGCGCTGGGCATCGTCGCCGCCATGGCGCCCACGGGCGCGACCATGGCCATCGCCGCGCACAGTCCAGCAATCGCGCCGGTCCGTTGTAACTTATGAAGGATCATCCGACTCCCTCCTGAGTGCTTGTCCGGGACGGTCAACAAAACCGGGCCGGCACCTGATGCCATAGACCTATAACAACCGTTCTGAACGCGTGTTGAACGATTTCGGCTATCGCAAATGATCGTCGGACACGATCCGTTCACTTAAACGTCAAGATTCTCCACTTGCAGCGCGTTGTCCTGGATGAACTCGCGGCGGGGATCCACCGCGTCGCCCATCAGGCGGGTGAAGACCCCGTCGGCGTCGTCCGCCTCGGAGATGCGCACTTGCAGCAGGGTGCGGGCGTTGGGATCCAGCGTAGTCTCCCAGAGCTGGTCGGCGTTCATCTCGCCCAGTCCCTTGTAGCGCTGGATCGAGATGCCGCGGCGCCCGGCGGCGAAGACGTTGTCGGCCAACGCGGTCGGCCCGTGGATGGCGGTGTCCTTCTCCTTGCGGCGCAGGCTCGCCGACCCGCCGTAGATCTCCTCCAAATGCGGCCCGTAGGCGGCCAGCCGCTTGGCGTCGGAGGAAGCGAGCAGCGCCACGTCGATCTGCGCGAACTCCTTCACGCCGCGGACCGTGCGCTCGAAGGCGACGCCGCCGTCCTCGGTGGGCCAGCCCGTCCAGCCCGCCTCGTAGTCCTCGGCGATGGCGTCGAGCCGCTCGGCGACGCGCTGGGCGATGGCCTCGGCCCGCGCCGGATCGGCCAGCGCCTCCGCATCGAGTGCGCCGGCGATCGCCGCCTGCTCGATCACGGAGCGGCTGTAGCGCGAGTGCAGCCCAGCGAGGAGGTGCGAAATGGCGCGTGCCTTCACAACGATGTCGGCGAGGTCGTGCCCGACCACCACTTCGCCCGAGGTGAGCGTGAGGCTGGTTTCCTCCAGGCCGGAGGCGGTGAGGTAGTCCTCCAGCGCGGCGTCGTCGTGCAGGTACTGCTCGGACTGGCCGCGACGCACCTTGTAGAGCGGGGGCTGGGCGATGAAGAGGTTGCCGCGCTCGATCAGCTCCGGCATCTGCCGGTAGAAGAAGGTGAGCAGCAGGGTGCGGATGTGGGCGCCGTCGACGTCGGCGTCCGTCATGATGATGATCTTGTGGTAGCGCAGCTTCTCGGGGTTGAACTCGTCCTTGCCGATGCCGGTGCCGAGCGCGGTGATCAGCGTGCCGATTTCGTTGGACGAGAGCATCCGGTCGAAGCGGGCGCGCTCCACGTTGAGGATCTTGCCGCGCAGCGGGAGCACGGCCTGGTTGGCGCGGTGGCGCCCCTGCTTGGCCGAGCCGCCGGCCGAGTCACCCTCGACCAGGAAGAGTTCGGACTTGGCCGGGTCCCGCTCCTGGCAGTCGGCGAGCTTGCCGGGGAGTGAGGCGATGTCGAGCGCGCCCTTGCGCCGCGTCAGCTCGCGCGCCTTGCGGGCGGCCTCGCGCGCGGACGCCGCCTCGATCACCTTGGCGACGATCGTCCGCGCTTCGGCCTGGTGCTCCTCCAGCCAGGTGGAGAGGCCCGCGTTGACGAGGCTCTCCACCACCGGGCGCACCTCCGAGGAGACCAGCTTGTCCTTGGTCTGCGAGGAGAACTTCGGGTCCGGCACCTTCACCGAAAGGACGCAGGTCAGACCCTCGCGGCAGTCGTCGCCGGTGGGGGTGACCTTTTCCTTCTTGGTGGTGCCGTTGCGGTCCGCATAGGACGTGATCTGCCGCGTCAGCGCGGCCCGGAAGCCGGCGAGGTGCGTGCCGCCGTCGCGCTGCGGGATGTTGTTGG
This portion of the Acuticoccus sp. I52.16.1 genome encodes:
- a CDS encoding helix-turn-helix transcriptional regulator, which gives rise to MSGNNELLAVFAALSDETRFAIVNRLLDDGELPVGAIAAPFSVTPPAISRHLRVLETAGLVERRIDRQRRMIRVRPEALDIIGDWLGQRITILPERPAAQTRPLAMHA
- a CDS encoding BA14K family protein, producing the protein MILHKLQRTGAIAGLCAAMAMVAPVGAMAATMPSAPTPAVSVPALNAPASTAAVTFDDGGIELAQNRAQLERRNQALRYNNRNLRDRNRRLAHRPAQRVYRNNRWYYYRDDGRYYDNSGAVLAGALIAGTAGLIAGSAIANSNRTVVVQQPAYGAPAPYSAEWYRQCDLKYNSFRASDGTYLGYDGYRHTCRIP
- the gyrB gene encoding DNA topoisomerase (ATP-hydrolyzing) subunit B; this translates as MQDVPSAQPSDEYGAGSIKVLKGLEAVRKRPGMYIGDTDDGSGLHHMVYEVVDNAIDEALAGYNDSVTVSLNSDGSVTVRDNGRGIPTDIHPEEGVSAAEVIMTQLHAGGKFDQNSYKVSGGLHGVGVSVVNALSSELDLTIWRGGKKHFMRFHDGVAASPLEAVGDAEGGHGTQVRFLPSTATFTQVEFDFAILEKRLRELAFLNSGVTIRLIDDRGVERREETMLYDGGLEAFVQYLDRQKTALFDKPITFTDERDGVTVEVAMWWNDTYHENVLCFTNNIPQRDGGTHLAGFRAALTRQITSYADRNGTTKKEKVTPTGDDCREGLTCVLSVKVPDPKFSSQTKDKLVSSEVRPVVESLVNAGLSTWLEEHQAEARTIVAKVIEAASAREAARKARELTRRKGALDIASLPGKLADCQERDPAKSELFLVEGDSAGGSAKQGRHRANQAVLPLRGKILNVERARFDRMLSSNEIGTLITALGTGIGKDEFNPEKLRYHKIIIMTDADVDGAHIRTLLLTFFYRQMPELIERGNLFIAQPPLYKVRRGQSEQYLHDDAALEDYLTASGLEETSLTLTSGEVVVGHDLADIVVKARAISHLLAGLHSRYSRSVIEQAAIAGALDAEALADPARAEAIAQRVAERLDAIAEDYEAGWTGWPTEDGGVAFERTVRGVKEFAQIDVALLASSDAKRLAAYGPHLEEIYGGSASLRRKEKDTAIHGPTALADNVFAAGRRGISIQRYKGLGEMNADQLWETTLDPNARTLLQVRISEADDADGVFTRLMGDAVDPRREFIQDNALQVENLDV